The following are from one region of the Dreissena polymorpha isolate Duluth1 chromosome 2, UMN_Dpol_1.0, whole genome shotgun sequence genome:
- the LOC127869019 gene encoding sentrin-specific protease 1-like, with the protein MYDLLMLPQCKGNNHWVLLVASVMSRTVFIYDSLGGNNKALFDLFCQFMCQRAQIVKGGLEKFSSEFKAPPCNKQRHGNSCGVFALMTAKCLVMKKHPTMLRQAHDSVYRD; encoded by the exons atgtatgatctacttatgctgccacaatgtaaaggcaacaatcactgggttttgctggttgcaagtgtTATGTCCAGGACTGTATTCATTTATGACTCGttgggtggtaacaacaaggccttgttcgatttgttctg ccagttcatgtgtcaacgagcgcaaattgtgaaAGGTGGCTTGGAAAAATTCAGTTCAGAGttcaaagcgccaccttgcaacaaacagcgccatggaaacagctgtggagtgtttgcattgatg actgccaaatgtttggtcatgaaaaagcatcccacaatgttgcgacaggcccatgattcagtttatcgagactag